The Zygosaccharomyces rouxii strain CBS732 chromosome G complete sequence genome contains a region encoding:
- the TPH3 gene encoding Tph3p (weakly similar to uniprot|P47072 Saccharomyces cerevisiae YJL016W) has protein sequence MRVPESFRRPANILPLHGSAFRNKNKDKNGEEVIQSNPLESSDETPGAQYPIDDFSFKAIPTEAYQCAKPLLALLKAFECKVSYEYEFDPTSSTIWYVSLKDRPDEQLLVQRLVLFGASMILEGDDFGVLNVGLLNEMGNADRGLANQDGLSFENCQIMLSCSDFPTKNHLEKLRLLSIFEYMSIFKALTGSVISTVGVRLPDMHLVLSSAFNFKDWCEVYFEGQGWVKLWCHIRRVKKSSKGKTKSKCQIKFYKDDKCNNLVCFIPENEYVQDVFFYNEKSDKSSTYFETSTKSQLDSLTTIKLLGNVCYPSESRSRKLLRSPSSMSFSLSKSNTMTSLASMVTTNRKRTTTDPTDGTPPAESVYSENSSVEDLSKFTTQSGGLLIRPSVHGGLGHLESMIRFIVPMMDCARKYGRPGDFKKDRYDADSLMFGLPRLPSVDYFAIEEMEQVLNEPLSEGSDSSETTALAMSHFTSLLNECIQRNPERESHFHFQKLSSTLGSGNHEKPSQIPQPNANGRAVSVASNSASLV, from the coding sequence ATGCGGGTCCCTGAATCCTTTAGACGTCCTGCAAATATTCTTCCATTACATGGCAGTGCCTTTAGGAACAAAAATAAGgataaaaatggtgaagagGTTATACAATCCAATCCTTTGGAAAGCTCAGATGAAACCCCGGGTGCTCAATACCCTATAGATGATTTTTCGTTTAAAGCAATTCCAACAGAGGCTTATCAATGTGCTAAACCGCTATTAGCTTTATTGAAAGCATTTGAATGTAAGGTTTCTTATGAGTACGAATTTGATCCCACTTCAAGTACCATTTGGTACGTCTCCTTGAAGGATAGACCAGATGAACAGTTGCTTGTCCAGAGGCTGGTTCTCTTTGGTGCAAGTATGATTTTAGAGGGTGATGATTTTGGTGTTTTAAACGTTGGTTTGCTCAATGAAATGGGGAATGCAGATAGGGGATTAGCAAATCAAGATGGATTAAGTTTTGAGAATTGTCAAATAATGTTAAGCTGTAGCGATTTTCCTACCAAGAATCACCTAGAAAAGTTACGTCttctatcaatttttgagtATATGTCAATTTTCAAAGCATTAACAGGATCAGTTATTAGTACCGTTGGAGTCAGACTGCCAGACATGCATTTAGTGTTGAGTTCAGCATTTAATTTCAAGGATTGGTGTGAAGTTTATTTTGAGGGTCAAGGTTGGGTTAAATTATGGTGTCATATTAGAAGGGTAAAGAAATCTTCTAAAGGGAAAACTAAAAGTAAATGTCAAATtaaattttacaaagatGATAAGTGTAATAATTTAGTGTGCTTTATTCCAGAAAATGAATATGTTCAAGatgttttcttttacaaTGAGAAAAGTGATAAGTCTTCAACATATTTCGAAACTAGTACAAAGTCCCAATTAGATTCATTAACAACGATTAAGCTTTTGGGTAACGTATGCTACCCATCAGAGTCTCGATCCAGAAAGTTATTGAGATCACCTTCGAGTATGTCTTTTAGCCTTTCCAAGTCTAACACGATGACGAGTTTAGCTAGTATGGTTACTACAAATCGCAAAAGGACGACTACAGATCCAACTGATGGCACTCCTCCAGCGGAAAGTGTTTATTCTGAAAATTCAAGTGTTGAGGATTTATCTAAGTTTACCACCCAGTCTGGGGGTCTATTAATAAGGCCATCAGTCCATGGAGGTTTGGGTCATTTGGAATCAATGATTAGATTTATAGTACCCATGATGGATTGTGCTCGTAAGTACGGTCGCCCCGGTGATTTTAAAAAGGATAGATATGATGCTGATTCTCTAATGTTTGGCCTTCCAAGGTTACCGTCCGTGGACTACTTCgcaattgaagaaatggaaCAAGTATTGAACGAACCGTTATCTGAGGGCTCAGATTCTAGTGAAACTACTGCATTAGCAATGAGCCACTTCACATCCCTGCTAAATGAATGCATACAGAGAAATCCCGAAAGAGAATCCCATTTTCACTTCCAAAAGTTAAGTTCAACATTGGGCAGTGGTAACCACGAAAAACCCTCACAAATCCCACAGCCTAATGCCAATGGTAGAGCTGTATCGGTGGCTTCCAACAGTGCCTCATTGGTATAA
- the MAD3 gene encoding Mad3p (similar to uniprot|P41695 Saccharomyces cerevisiae YGR188C BUB1 Protein kinase that forms a complex with Mad1p and Bub3p that is crucial in the checkpoint mechanism required to prevent cell cycle progression into anaphase in the presence of spindle damage associates with centromere DNA via Skp1p): protein MRSGSDILNGPIEFEAIEPEKENIIPLKEGRSARGLAQALTLGSSELHDTRVQYERRLLEELEDMDDPLELFLEYISWINNAFPQGGTSKKSGMLDVIERCIMYFKDMETYKNDPRYLKVWLWYVELYSSDVLQESKDIFVYMFRKRIGAKLTLFYEEFATLLFQMEKFNEAHNILKLGVEENSRPQNRLLRKLNEFEVKLRELNVNFSQENAADTRFLSSDPNSFILGRRRASFTNNENNVNPQPQGHQQQASKYEVFQDNNIPDSNNSENINREGWDVLESKATRRKENKQHSLLLEPGSNVGTIEQTSDVIPNKRPSSSQKLAIFKDDLGRSDPVYKILHVPGKKPEKIDCNFDLIYPNPGEEYCIEEILAKSRDLYYRREPVKRAEYPKQDLQENKKKRKLAPLGEKIPLSGKKPLGEKKPTDDGLALVESHPLDKKSPGIFPQPSGPSSSERIDGSHSRADVEPPLEYKGVTRTSILPLRDTSDEMKTPVSNLKETPQPPKSPTMTFFSNAAMSEVYSMYNQHYNEPKEPFDNNETTNKFIFDNLTQEFTRQHMDDLTEIKPTDQSAGKDSEKTPNRQTNEITFGSDFNNEQQLYSNGAAKDFMTPIQERTEKTDHFSPNGKNINWTSQKDEISSTQSSPFLTQPQHEIREEEKYPILENPLDPHMRRQLLAGIRPPLDQYDTFYRYNQPLKMSTLLKRIQKMSKTENKNPIVDFKKTGDLYCIRTELGEGGYATVYLAESSTGNLRALKVEKPASIWEYYILKQVEERLREQSVLPSIINANSLHCFEDESYLVLNYASQGTILDLINLQKGKTRGPLDECLCMFFTVELMKIVESIHRVDILHGDLKPDNCMIRFENGSLGPYRPDGSLGWNKKGIYLIDFGRSFDMRLLPPNTKFKANWKTDQQDCLEMRSGKPWTYEADYYGLAGIIHAMLFGNFIESVQLPNGRFKLRQSFKRYWRQALWSSVFDVLLNSNEFGPFPITDQITKLRLEIESHLLDQFDDKLKEIVTDLELELTRFRR, encoded by the coding sequence ATGAGGTCTGGTTCAGACATTTTAAATGGGCCTATTGAATTTGAAGCTATTGAACCggagaaggaaaatatTATACCTTTGAAAGAGGGCAGATCTGCCCGTGGATTAGCGCAGGCGTTAACTTTAGGCTCTTCTGAATTGCATGATACGAGAGTTCAATATGAAAGAAGAttattagaagaattagaagacATGGACGATCCTCTAGAGTTGTTTTTGGAATACATATCTTGGATCAACAATGCATTTCCTCAAGGTGGAACCTCCAAGAAGAGCGGAATGCTAGATGTCATTGAAAGGTGTATAATgtatttcaaagatatgGAAACTTATAAGAACGATCCAAGGTATCTGAAAGTATGGCTATGGTACGTCGAATTATATTCTTCTGACGTATTGCAAGAGAGTAAAGACATCTTTGTTTATATGTTTAGAAAACGCATAGGTGCCAAACTGACATTATTttatgaagaatttgcaaCCTTATTATTCCagatggaaaaattcaatgaGGCTCATAACATATTAAAGTTGGGAGTGgaagaaaattcaagaCCACAGAATAGAttattgagaaaattgaatgaatttgaagttaAACTTCGAGAATTGAATGTTAATTTCAGCCAAGAGAATGCAGCAGATACAAGATTCCTATCTTCAGATCCAAATAGTTTCATTTTAGGCAGACGAAGGGCTTCATTTAccaataatgaaaataatgtCAACCCCCAGCCGCAGGGACACCAGCAACAAGCATCTAAATACGAAGTGTTTCAAGATAACAATATACCCGATTCCAATAATTCAGAAAATATAAATAGAGAAGGTTGGGATGTTCTGGAATCCAAGGCAACAAGACGTaaagaaaacaaacaaCATTCCCTTTTATTAGAACCAGGATCTAACGTTGGTACTATCGAACAAACAAGTGATGTGATTCCAAATAAAAGGCCGTCTTCTTCACAGAAATTAgcaattttcaaagatgattTGGGGAGAAGTGATCCagtttacaaaattttaCACGTACCAGGAAAAAAGCctgaaaagattgattGTAATTTCGATCTGATATACCCAAATCCAGGCGAAGAATACTGTATTGAGGAAATCCTAGCGAAATCGAGGGATTTATATTATAGAAGAGAACCAGTCAAGCGAGCCGAATATCCCAAGcaagatttacaagaaaataagaagaagaggaaattgGCTCCTCTAGGGGAAAAGATTCCACTCAGTGGGAAGAAACCATTGGGGGAGAAGAAACCTACAGATGATGGGTTAGCATTGGTAGAAAGTCATCCGCTGGACAAGAAATCACCTGGAATCTTTCCTCAACCTTCAGGTCCATCCTCTTCGGAACGTATCGATGGATCTCATTCACGGGCGGATGTGGAGCCGCCTTTAGAATACAAAGGGGTCACAAGAACTTCCATTCTCCCTCTAAGAGATACTTcagatgaaatgaaaaCCCCTGTAtctaatttgaaagagaCTCCGCAACCACCCAAGTCTCCTACTATGACTTTTTTCTCAAACGCGGCAATGAGCGAAGTTTATTCCATGTACAACCAACATTACAATGAACCTAAGGAACCTTTTGACAATAATGAAACCACCAATAAATTTATATTTGATAATTTAACACAAGAATTTACGAGGCAACACATGGACGATTTGACAGAGATAAAGCCTACGGATCAGTCTGCTGGGAAGGATTCTGAAAAGACCCCCAACAGACAGACAAACGAGATAACCTTCGGTTCAGATTTCAATAATGAGCAGCAATTATATTCAAATGGTGCTGCAAAAGATTTCATGACACCCATTCAAGAACGAACTGAGAAGACTGACCATTTTTCTCCTAATGGAAAAAACATCAATTGGACATCTCAGAAGGATGAAATTAGTAGCACACAGAGTTCCCCATTTCTTACTCAACCTCAACATGAGATACgcgaagaagaaaaatatcCCATACTTGAAAATCCATTAGATCCCCATATGAGAAGGCAACTGCTGGCGGGAATAAGACCACCTTTAGATCAATATGATACGTTCTACCGTTATAATCAACCACTTAAGATGAGTACACTTCTGAAAAGAATTCAGAAAATGTCAAAGACTGAGAACAAGAACCCAATTGttgatttcaaaaagacCGGAGATCTCTATTGTATTAGAACAGAATTGGGTGAAGGTGGTTATGCCACTGTATACTTGGCAGAATCCAGTACCGGAAATCTTCGAGCTCTTAAAGTCGAAAAACCTGCGAGCATATGGGAGTACTATATTTTGAAACAAGTTGAAGAGAGATTAAGGGAGCAATCCGTCCTTCCTTCTATTATCAATGCCAACTCGCTTCATTGTTTCGAAGATGAAAGTTATCTTGTATTGAATTACGCAAGTCAAGGTACTATTTTAGATCTTATCAATTTGCAAAAGGGTAAGACAAGAGGCCCTCTAGATGAGTGTCTTTGTATGTTTTTCACAGttgaattgatgaaaatagtAGAATCTATTCACCGAGTTGACATCTTACATGGTGACTTGAAACCAGATAACTGCATGATTAGATTCGAGAATGGTTCTTTGGGACCCTACCGTCCAGATGGATCACTTGGTTGGAACAAGAAGGGGATTTACCTGATAGATTTTGGCAGATCTTTTGACATGAGACTATTACCACCTAATACGAAATTCAAAGCCAATTGGAAGACGGATCAACAAGACTGTCTTGAAATGAGAAGTGGTAAACCTTGGACTTACGAAGCGGATTATTATGGATTGGCAGGAATAATTCACGCTATGCTATTTGGGAATTTTATAGAATCGGTACAGCTACCGAATGGTAGGTTCAAGTTGAGACAATCTTTCAAGAGATATTGGCGGCAAGCTTTATGGTCATCTGTGTTCGACGTTTTACTCAATAGTAATGAGTTTGGTCCATTTCCCATAACCGATCAAATTACGAAATTGAGacttgaaattgaaagcCATTTATTAGACCAATTCGATGATAAACTGAAAGAGATTGTTACTGATTTGGAACTAGAACTAACgagatttagaagatga
- the CCT3 gene encoding chaperonin-containing T-complex subunit CCT3 (highly similar to uniprot|P39077 Saccharomyces cerevisiae YJL014W CCT3 Subunit of the cytosolic chaperonin Cct ring complex related to Tcp1p required for the assembly of actin and tubulins in vivo), with amino-acid sequence MQAPVQAPVVFMNTNQERTTGRQAQISNITAAKAVADVIRTCLGPKAMLKMLLDPMGGLVLTNDGHAILREIDVAHPAAKSMLELSRTQDEEVGDGTTTVIILAGEILSQCSLYLIEKNIHPVIIIQALKKALSDALEVIEMVSRPVDVENESAMKKLIQASIGTKYVNHWSQKMCELALSAIRTVRVDLGTVPEGEPRFEIDIKRYVRVEKIPGGDVMDSKVLKGVLLNKDVVHPKMSRLVKNPRVVLLDCPLEYKKGESQTNIEISKEEDWNRILQIEEEQVHAMCQQILAVKPTVVITEKGVSDLAQHFLLKGGCSVLRRVKKSDNNRISRVTGAKIVNRVEDLKENDVGANCGLFKVELIGNEYFTFLDESSDPKACTIMLRGGSKDILNEIERNLNDALAVTRNVMLSPSLSPGGGATEMAVSVKLAERAKQLEGIQQWPYQAVADAMECIPRTLIQNAGGNPIRILSQLRAKHAQGQFTTGVDGDTGKLVDMVEYGIWEPEVIKQQSIKTAIESACLLLRVDDIVSGVRKQE; translated from the coding sequence ATGCAAGCACCAGTACAGGCCCCTGTGGTATTTATGAATACCAATCAGGAGAGAACCACTGGAAGACAGGCTCAAATTTCTAATATTACAGCTGCTAAAGCCGTTGCCGATGTTATTAGAACATGTTTAGGACCTAAGGCAATGTTGAAAATGTTACTAGATCCTATGGGTGGTCTCGTTTTGACTAATGATGGACATGCAATTTTaagagaaattgatgtGGCCCACCCTGCAGCTAAGTCAATGTTAGAACTTTCAAGGActcaagatgaagaagttggtgACGGGACTACAACTGTTATTATCTTAGCAGGTGAGATTCTATCACAATGCTCTCTCTATTTGATTGAGAAAAACATTCACCCTGTGATCATTATCCAAGCTTTAAAGAAGGCCCTTTCGGATGCCTTAGAAGTGATTGAGATGGTGAGCAGACCTGTTGATGTAGAAAATGAATCTgcaatgaaaaaattgattcaagCTTCCATCGGTACCAAATATGTTAATCACTGGTCTCAAAAGATGTGTGAATTGGCTTTGAGTGCCATTAGAACCGTAAGAGTAGATTTGGGGACTGTACCAGAAGGTGAACCAAggtttgaaattgatatcAAAAGGTACGTCCGTGTGGAAAAGATTCCTGGTGGAGATGTTATGGACTCTAAAGTCTTAAAAGGTGTTCTATTAAACAAAGATGTGGTACATCCAAAGATGTCTCGTCTGGTAAAAAATCCAAGAGTGGTTCTATTGGACTGTCCGTTGGAATACAAGAAGGGTGAATCTCAAACTAATATAGAAATTagcaaagaagaagattggaATAGAATCttacaaattgaagaagaacaggTACATGCTATGTGTCAACAAATATTGGCCGTCAAGCCTACAGTGGTGATTACAGAGAAAGGTGTCTCCGATTTGGCACAACATTTCTTGTTGAAAGGTGGTTGTAGTGTATTGAGAAGAGTTAAAAAATCTGATAATAACAGAATTTCTCGTGTCACTGGTGCCAAGATTGTCAACCGTgtggaagatttgaaagaaaacGACGTTGGTGCTAATTGTGGTCTTTTCAAGGTGGAATTAATTGGTAATGAATACTTTACTTTCCTTGATGAATCTAGTGATCCTAAGGCTTGTACCATCATGTTACGTGGTGGCTCTAAAGATATTTTAAACGAAATCGAGCGGAACTTAAATGATGCATTAGCCGTCACCAGGAACGTCATGTTATCACCATCCTTGTCTccaggtggtggtgctaCTGAAATGGCTGTCTCCGTTAAATTAGCCGAACGTGCCAAACAATTAGAAGGTATCCAACAATGGCCATACCAGGCCGTGGCTGATGCCATGGAATGTATTCCTCGTACTCTAATACAAAATGCAGGTGGTAACCCAATTAGAATACTTTCACAACTAAGAGCTAAGCATGCTCAAGGTCAATTTACGACTGGTGTCGATGGTGATACCGGAAAATTAGTAGATATGGTTGAGTATGGCATTTGGGAACCTGAAGTAATTAAACAACAGAGCATAAAGACTGCTATTGAAAGTGCATGCCTGCTATTAAGAGTGGATGACATCGTGAGTGGTGTTAGAAAACAGGAGTAA
- the VTC4 gene encoding Vtc4p (highly similar to uniprot|P47075 Saccharomyces cerevisiae YJL012C VTC4 Phosphate metabolism transcription is regulated by PHO system polyphosphate synthetase (putative)), whose product MKFGEQLQNSLIRQYSYYYIAYDDLKKELEQNLQKAGGNWSQQLETGFLESLEVELDKVYTFSKVKHGEVLRRVKDAQKQVQTTVRMLNSNSPPSEMDFDAIEEGLSDIIADVHDLAKFCRLNYIGFQKIIKKHDKKTGYILKPIFQVRLDSKPFFKENYDDLVQKISQLYDVTRTRGNPVRGDSSAGGGQQNFVRQTTKYWVHPDNIMELKLIILKHLPVLVFNTNKEFEKEDSAITSIYYDNADLDLYYGRLRKDEGAEAHRLRWYGGMASDTIFLERKTHREDWTGEKSVKARFSLKERHVNDFLKGKYTVDQAFAKMHKEGKKSLKEIENLEALATEIQYTMLKKRLRPVVRTFYNRTAFQLPGDARVRISLDTELTMVREDDFDGVDRTHGNWRRTDIGVDWPFKQLDDKDVCRFPYAVLEVKLQTQMGQEPPEWIRELVGSHLVESVPKFSKFLNGVSSLLYDRVQEIPFWLPQMDVDIKRPPKANNINITRPNRSDEDDYDEDDEDDSAMIDAMQAPGNTMDLEEIAASGYGSIDNSDAPENNPEISGYYQRKIRMAENPMLRNYYKLMASLDHYFNGDQMSKVPPGTTFDTKVKAPPGKTIYVPVRVEPKVYFATERTFLSWLSIAIILFGVSTTLLTYGTPTTMIASVGFFITSLATIIHSVITYARRVVYIRLKRAVDYEDRLAPPAICVLLTLSILFSFYCNMV is encoded by the coding sequence ATGAAATTTGGTgaacaattacaaaattcaCTGATAAGACAGTACAGTTACTACTACATTGCTTATGATGATTTAAAGAAGGAGTTAGAACAGAATCTGCAAAAAGCAGGTGGTAACTGGTCGCAACAGTTAGAAACCGGATTTCTGGAGTCCCTAGAAGTGGAATTGGATAAGGTCTATACCTTTAGCAAAGTTAAACATGGCGAAGTGCTTAGAAGGGTCAAAGACGCACAAAAGCAAGTTCAAACGACTGTTAGAATGTtgaattccaattcacctCCAAGTGAAATGGATTTTGATGCAATTGAGGAAGGTTTAAGTGACATTATTGCAGACGTTCACGATTTGGCCAAATTTTGTCGTTTGAACTACATAGGGTTCCAAAAGATTATTAAGAAGCATGATAAAAAGACTGGTTACATCCTGAAGccaattttccaagtcAGACTAGATTCGAAGCCTTTCTTCAAGGAGAACTACGACGATCTAGTTCAGAAAATATCGCAATTGTATGATGTTACTAGGACAAGAGGTAATCCTGTAAGGGGTGATAGTTCCGCCGGTGGTGGCCAGCAAAATTTTGTTAGGCAAACTACGAAATACTGGGTTCATCCTGATAATATCATGGAGTTGAAATTAATCATTTTAAAACATTTACCCGTCTTAGTGTTTAACACtaataaagaatttgaaaaggaagattcTGCCATTACGTCCATCTATTACGATAATGCAGATTTAGATCTTTATTACGGTCGTTTGCGTAAGGATGAAGGTGCCGAAGCTCATAGATTGAGATGGTACGGTGGTATGGCATCCGATACTATTTTCTTAGAAAGAAAGACACATAGAGAGGATTGGactggtgaaaaatctgTCAAGGCTCGTTTCTCACTCAAGGAACGTCATGTTAATGATTTCCTCAAGGGTAAATATACTGTTGATCAAGCTTTTGCCAAGATGCACAAAGAAGGTAAGAAATCTCTAAAAGAGATCGAAAATTTGGAGGCATTGGCAACTGAGATTCAGTATACAATGCTAAAGAAAAGGTTGAGACCGGTTGTTAGAACTTTTTACAATAGAACAGCGTTCCAATTGCCAGGTGATGCCCGTGTCCGTATTTCTTTGGATACGGAATTGACCATGGTTAGAGAGgatgattttgatggtGTTGACAGGACTCATGGTAACTGGAGAAGAACGGATATTGGTGTCGATTGGCCATTCAAGCAATTAGACGATAAAGATGTGTGTAGATTTCCCTATGCCGTCTTGGAAGTCAAGTTACAGACTCAAATGGGTCAAGAACCACCGGAGTGGATCCGTGAATTGGTAGGATCTCATTTGGTGGAATCCGTtcccaaattttccaaatttttaaatggGGTCTCTTCACTCTTGTACGACAGAGTGCAGGAAATTCCATTCTGGTTACCGCAAATGGACGTTGACATCAAAAGACCACCCAAAGCTAATAATATCAATATCACAAGACCAAATAGAagtgatgaggatgattacgatgaggatgatgagGACGATTCTGCCATGATTGATGCAATGCAAGCGCCGGGAAATACTATGGacttggaagaaattgccGCTAGTGGATATGGCTCCATTGATAATTCCGATGCACCAGAAAACAATCCTGAAATTTCTGGTTATTACCAACGTAAAATTAGAATGGCTGAAAATCCTATGTTAAGAAATTACTATAAGCTTATGGCATCTCTCGATCATTATTTCAATGGAGATCAAATGAGTAAAGTCCCACCAGGAACTACATTCGATACTAAGGTGAAAGCACCACCAGGGAAAACTATTTATGTTCCGGTTCGTGTAGAGCCCAAAGTATATTTTGCCACAGAAAGAACGTTCTTATCCTGGTTGTCTATTGCTATCATACTATTTGGTGTTTCCACTACACTTTTGACATACGGGACGCCGACCACTATGATTGCGTCAgttggatttttcatcacATCATTGGCAACAATAATTCACAGTGTGATAACCTACGCTAGAAGGGTCGTCTATATCCGCTTGAAGAGAGCAGTGGACTACGAGGACAGATTGGCACCACCTGCGATCTGCGTTTTGCTGACACTCTCAATCTTGTTCTCATTCTACTGCAACATGGTTTAA